Part of the Mycolicibacterium mageritense genome is shown below.
TATTCGTGGGTCTGCAACCTCCAGATGTTGAAGGTGTCGACAGGCTTGGTGAGTCCGTAATGGGGCCGGAACAACTCGCGCTGGAACGTGCCGAACAGCCGGTCCCAGACGATGAGGATGCCGCCGTAGTTGCGGTCCAGGTACTGCGGATCTCGACCATGGTGCACCCGGTGGTGCGACGGCGTGTTGAAGACGAATTCTATTGGCCGCCAGAGTCTGTCGATTCGCTCGGTGTGCACCCAGAACTGATAGATCAGGTTGACCGAAAAGCTCGCGAACACCAGCCACGGCGGGATCCCCAACAGTGGCAAGGGGATCCATGCGACGATCTCACCGCTGTTGTTCCATTTCTGCCGCAGTGCGGTCGCGAAGTTGAAGTACTCGCTGGAGTGGTGCGCCTGATGGGTGGCCCAGATCAGCCGTACACGGTGCGCCGTGCGATGGTAGGCGTAGAACAGCAGGTCGACACCCACGAGGGCGAGCACCCAGGTGTACCAGCGGTCTCCCGGCAGGTGCCACGGTGCGACATAGGTGTACAGCACGGCGTACCCCAGCAGCGCAACGAACTTCCAGGCTGCCGTGGTGGCGACCGACACCAGCCCCATCGAGATGCTGGCCCATGCGTCCCGCGGGTGGAATGCGCCCGCAGGCGGGCGCCCGCCGGCCTCGATGTGCTCAAGCCTGCGAGCCGCGGTCCATTCGATCGTCAGCAGGATCAGGAAGAACGGGACCGCGAACAGCACGGGATCCCGCATCTGCTCCGGCAGCAGATCCAGCACGGACCGCAGCGCGTCCATATCGACCCCTTCGTTCGGCTACCGGAAGTTCAGCACCTCACTGCCCCACGCGGTGCGCAATTCACGGTCAAGGTCGGCGACGGTCTTGTCCTGCTTGTCGATCACCAGCGTCGCCCGATCGTCGTGGCGGTAGGGCCGCCACACCGGCTCGCCCGGCGCACCGTCGGGCTGGGCCGTCGCGGCGAAGTTGACCCAACGCCGGCGCATGCGTCGCGAGACCGCCTTTCCGTGCTTGAGACCGCCCAGCTTGAACGTCGGATCCTTGGGCCCCGCAACCAGATTGCCCCATACATACGGCAGCTCGGTGGCATGCGCGGCGCCCAGCCGGAGCAGCCGCAGCATCGGAGTCGAGAAGTCGAACCGGTAGAGGTATACCGGCGCCACCGTGCTGTGTCCTTCGGTGAACCACAGCGTCGGCATCCGGAACCCGATGTCGCGGGCCACTCCCATGCCGCGGGCCTTCGTGCGCAGGCCCGAGTAGGCCGACTGGATCTGCGCCTCGCTGGGCAGTTGCAGACCGGGCTGCTCGGCCGCGATGCCCTCGAACATCGCCCGGATGGCCTCGGGCGTGATGGGCATGAGCGGCGACTTCATCCACCGGAACAGCGCAGCTTCGTGCTCGTTGGTGCCGATGATCAGTGGCACGCGGTGGGTCCGCCCTTCGCGCGCGAGTTTGACGGGATAGTCCGGTACCACGTCACCATCGACGATCGGCGCGAACGCCAGCGTGCCGGGGCTCTGCGACGGTACGCCGTTGAAAACCTCCTTGGTGGCGGCCAGGATCGCCGCGACGGGGATGTCGGCCAGCCGACCGCCGTCGCTGCCCAACTGGTCGAGCACCTGCTCGGCGACCCGGCGCGACCGTGCGGCGTCGTAGACCGACGTCGCAGGCGAACTCTGCGCGATCGCCCCGGAGAACAGGCCTTCCGCGGCCGGGCTTGCCAGCAGCGTCGTGACGATCCCGCCACCCGCCGACTCCCCGAAGAGCGTGACCCGGTCCGGATCGCCCCCGAACGCCGCGATGTTGTCGCGCACCCATTCGAGCGCGGCGAGCACGTCGCGCAGCCCGAGGTTGGTGTCGAACCGCATGCCCGCCGTGCGCGATGGCGAGCCCGCCTCGGACAGGTCCAGGAATCCGAACGCCCCCAGCCGGTAGTTGACGTTGACGACGACGACGTCGCCCTCACCGGCCAGTACCCCGCCGCGGTACAGCGGCTGGTTGGCCGAGCCCAGCACGTAGGCACCGCCGTGCACCCACACCATGACGGGCTTGCCGTCGCCGGGAGTGCTGCCCGAGGGCGCCCAGATGTTCAACCGCAGGCAGTCCTCGCCTTGCGCGCCACCCAGGTCGAGGGGTATGCGCGGGTCGGTGACCTGCGGGCACACCGGACCGACCCTGGTGGCGTCCGCGACCTCGGTCCACCGGTGCGGTGGTTGCGGTGCCCGCCAACGGAGTTCACCTGCGGGAGCGGCGGCGTAGCGGATACCCAGCCAGGCCTTGGTCGTACCGTCGTCGACACCGCGCACCGGTCCGTAGGCGGTCTCGACCACCAGATCGTCGCTCGTCACACCGTTCCCTTTCCGCCGTCCTGCGCGGCCTCCCGGTCCGCAGCGGAGAATCCCTCGACCGCAGCGCCCGGCGCCGCCATGCGTTTGCGCGACACGTAACCCGCCGCCGCGGCGAAGGCGTTGCTCACCCCGGCCCCCGACGCTCGATAGGTGATCGACTTGTCGGCCGCGATGCCCAGCCCGCGCCCGATCGCGACGGCGTCCATGTTCGCACCGAGAAACAGGAAATCCCAGGCATATTCGGACTCCTGGCGGCGGATGACCGCGCGAATGGCCTCGTGCGTCCATTCCTTGCTGGAGTTCTCGTGCCCGTCGGTGAGGACGACGACGACCACCTTGCCGGGGCGTTCGTGCTCGGGCAGCGCGGAAAGTTCCGCGCCGACATCGGTGACGAGTCGGCCGAGCGCGTCGTACAGCGCCGTCGCACCGCGCGGCTGCAGCTCCAGCCGCGGCACGGCACCGATCTCACGGTTGGCGTACACCACGTCGTAGTCGGTGTCGAACTGCGCGAGCGTCACATGCACCGTGCCGGGCGTGGCTCGCTGCTGATCGATGAACGCGTTGAATCCGCCCTCGGTGTCGGCCTTGATGGATTCCATCGATCCAGACCGGTCGAGAAGTACGGCGATCAGAGTCCGTGTCGGGTCTGTCATGGTTGCTCCTCGCTGACGCAACTAGGTGAACTCTGCCACGGTACGCAGCAACCATCGACACGGCCTGGACCGGCCATTTCCGGCCCGGCCCCGGACAAACATTCTCGGTGGTCGCAAACCTCGGCACGGCCGCGGACCGACCGTAGCGTCGGCGCCCATGACCGTCACCGCACCGGAGATCACCGATGTCCCATTTCTGAGTACGCCGCAGGAGGCGCTCGCCGCCGCCGATGCGCTGAGCGCGGAGCTGGCCGACGGCAGCGCCGAGCGTGAACGCTCGGGTGCCTCGCTGCTGCCGCAGCTGCGGCGGGTCGCCGAATCGGGCCTGCTTGGCATCGTGGTACCCGCCGAGCACGGCGGGCCGGGCCTGCCAGCGGCGACGAAGGTCGACGTGCTGCGTCGGCTGTCGCGCGGCGACGGTGCGGTCGGCCAGCTGCTGTTGTCGCATTTCGTTATCGGGCAAGCCATTTCAGGGCTCGGCCGACAGGAGCCCGCCAACCGCATCTATGCCGACATCCTCGCCGGCGCCCAGCTGGGCAACGCCAGCGCCGAGCGGGGCACCGCGACAGCGCTCGACCGCCGCGTCACAGTCGCCAAGCGCGACGACGGCAGTTGGGTGCTGAACGGCACGAAGTACTACGCCACGGGCGCGCTCGGCGCAACCTGGATCGCGGTGGCCGCTGTCATCGCCGACCGCGCCGGCGAGACCGCGACGGTGTTCGTGCGCCCCGACCAGGACGGTGTCACGCTGGCCCTGGACAAGTGGTCGGCATTCGGCCAGCGCGGCACCGCGAGCGGTGAGGTACGGCTGGCCGATGTCGTTGTCGACGGCGATCTGGTCGTCGAAGAGGGTGCGGCGCCGGACCCGGTCGACGGCCCGCCCAGTGTGCTCGGTGCCTACGACCAGGCCTTGCACGCCGCCGTCGACATCGGAATCGCCCGTGCCGCACTGGAAGACGGTGCCGCGTTCGTGCACACCACATCGCGGCCGTGGAAAGAGGCGGTGCTGGCCGGGGTGTCGCGTGCCGACGAGGAACCGCATGTGGTGCGGCGCTTCGGCGAACTGACAGCGCGGCTGTACGCACTGGAGGCGCTGTTGGCCGCGGGCACCGCGGTGGTGGACCGAGGCCTGGCCGAGGACGAGCTGTCGCGGGACACCGCGGCGGAGGCGTCGCTCAAGATCGCGGCGGCCAAGGCACTTGCGCAGGAGTACGCCGTCGAGATCGCCAGCGGCATCTTCGAACTGACCGGCACCTCGGGAACCGACTCCGCGGTGAACCTCGACCGGCATTGGCGCAACGTCCGCACGCACTCACTGCACGATCCGGCCCGCTGGAAGTACGTGCACCTGGGCAATCACACGCTGCGCGGCACTCGCCCGCCCCGGCTGGGCCTGGTGCTCTGACGGGAAAGCGGCCAAACATGAGCTACGACAAGAAGTTCTACCTCACCGGAAGCATCAACCAGCCGACGGTCGCCGATGCGTTCCGATTCGTCGGCATCAAGCTGCAGGGCGCCGCGACGGGCGAGACACGAGTGAGCCGGGTGCCCGACGGTGAACCGGGCGACCGGGCAAACTGGGTACTCACCCAGACCCCGCATTTTCTGGACAACCCGACGCTCGACGTGGTCGAGGTCGATGGCCGACGCGTGGCCCGGCTGCGTCCCGGCACCACTGCGGCCGACGTGACGTTTCCGGGATTCGACTACCAGGACCACGCCATCGCGTCCTATGAGTTGTTCCGTGCCGCCCGAGCCCGCGGTGAGTTAGCCGCGGACTCCAAGTTTCTGGTGTCGATTCCGACACCGTTCAACGCCGTGAACTTCTTCGTCGAGTTCGGCTCGCAGGTCGAGGTGGCCCGCGCCTACGAGAAGCCGCTGAAGGACAGTGTCGACGCGATCCAGGACACGATCCCCCATCGGGATCTGGTGATCCAGTGGGATCTGCCGATCGAGGACGCCACGATCGAGGGCTGGTTTCCGAACCCGTACCGCGACTTCGAGGAGATCTACGCCGTCACGGCACGCGCCGCTTCGTGGGTGCACGACGATGTCGAGCTCACCTTCCATCTCTGCTATGGAGATTCGAAGTTCGGGGCGTCGCCG
Proteins encoded:
- a CDS encoding carboxylesterase/lipase family protein, with protein sequence MTSDDLVVETAYGPVRGVDDGTTKAWLGIRYAAAPAGELRWRAPQPPHRWTEVADATRVGPVCPQVTDPRIPLDLGGAQGEDCLRLNIWAPSGSTPGDGKPVMVWVHGGAYVLGSANQPLYRGGVLAGEGDVVVVNVNYRLGAFGFLDLSEAGSPSRTAGMRFDTNLGLRDVLAALEWVRDNIAAFGGDPDRVTLFGESAGGGIVTTLLASPAAEGLFSGAIAQSSPATSVYDAARSRRVAEQVLDQLGSDGGRLADIPVAAILAATKEVFNGVPSQSPGTLAFAPIVDGDVVPDYPVKLAREGRTHRVPLIIGTNEHEAALFRWMKSPLMPITPEAIRAMFEGIAAEQPGLQLPSEAQIQSAYSGLRTKARGMGVARDIGFRMPTLWFTEGHSTVAPVYLYRFDFSTPMLRLLRLGAAHATELPYVWGNLVAGPKDPTFKLGGLKHGKAVSRRMRRRWVNFAATAQPDGAPGEPVWRPYRHDDRATLVIDKQDKTVADLDRELRTAWGSEVLNFR
- a CDS encoding sterol desaturase family protein; translation: MDALRSVLDLLPEQMRDPVLFAVPFFLILLTIEWTAARRLEHIEAGGRPPAGAFHPRDAWASISMGLVSVATTAAWKFVALLGYAVLYTYVAPWHLPGDRWYTWVLALVGVDLLFYAYHRTAHRVRLIWATHQAHHSSEYFNFATALRQKWNNSGEIVAWIPLPLLGIPPWLVFASFSVNLIYQFWVHTERIDRLWRPIEFVFNTPSHHRVHHGRDPQYLDRNYGGILIVWDRLFGTFQRELFRPHYGLTKPVDTFNIWRLQTHEYVAIARDIRGATRWADRFGYAFGPPGWHPAPQTPAGVADRA
- a CDS encoding acyl-CoA dehydrogenase family protein, whose amino-acid sequence is MTVTAPEITDVPFLSTPQEALAAADALSAELADGSAERERSGASLLPQLRRVAESGLLGIVVPAEHGGPGLPAATKVDVLRRLSRGDGAVGQLLLSHFVIGQAISGLGRQEPANRIYADILAGAQLGNASAERGTATALDRRVTVAKRDDGSWVLNGTKYYATGALGATWIAVAAVIADRAGETATVFVRPDQDGVTLALDKWSAFGQRGTASGEVRLADVVVDGDLVVEEGAAPDPVDGPPSVLGAYDQALHAAVDIGIARAALEDGAAFVHTTSRPWKEAVLAGVSRADEEPHVVRRFGELTARLYALEALLAAGTAVVDRGLAEDELSRDTAAEASLKIAAAKALAQEYAVEIASGIFELTGTSGTDSAVNLDRHWRNVRTHSLHDPARWKYVHLGNHTLRGTRPPRLGLVL
- a CDS encoding vWA domain-containing protein; translation: MTDPTRTLIAVLLDRSGSMESIKADTEGGFNAFIDQQRATPGTVHVTLAQFDTDYDVVYANREIGAVPRLELQPRGATALYDALGRLVTDVGAELSALPEHERPGKVVVVVLTDGHENSSKEWTHEAIRAVIRRQESEYAWDFLFLGANMDAVAIGRGLGIAADKSITYRASGAGVSNAFAAAAGYVSRKRMAAPGAAVEGFSAADREAAQDGGKGTV